Within Romboutsia sp. CE17, the genomic segment TCTGGACGTGGAGAACTTCATTTATCTATCCTTCTTGAAAACATGAGACGTGAAGGTTATGAAGTAGGTGTTTCTAAACCAGAGGTTTTAATGCATAAAGAAGACGGCAAGTTATTAGAACCTATGGAAAGAGTTATTGTTAACTGTCCAGAAGTTTACTCAGGTACTGTTATAAACAAATTAAACCTTAGAAAAGGTCTTATGGAATCTATGTCTATAGAAGGAGATTACGTAAAAATAGAATTCATAGCTCCAACTAGAGGATTATTAGGTTATAGAAGCGAATTTATAAATGATACTCGTGGTGAAGGTACTCTAGTTCGTTCATTTGAAAGATATGAAGAACATAAAGGTGAAATACCAGGAAGAAGTAATGGAGTTTTAATAGCTCAAGGTGCAGGAACAACAATGGGATATGCTCTTAATGCTTTAAGTGAAAGAGCTCAAATGTTTGTAGATCCAGGTGTTGAGGTCTATGAAGGTATGATAATAGGAATGAACTCTAGAAAAGAAGATATGGTTGTTAACCCTTGCAAAAATAAAAAGTTAACTAACGTTCGTGCTTCAGGTTCTGATGATGCTATAAAATTACAACCTGCAAGAATATTTACACTTGAAGAAGCTCTAGAATTTATAGATGATGATGAATTAGTTGAAATAACTCCAGATTCTATAAGATTAAGAAAAAGATTCTTAAATGAGCATGATAGATTAAGATATAACAAATCTAGACAATCTAAATAATATATAATAAAAGGAATGCATGTTTATGCATTCCTTTTATTTTCTCATAATATATATTAACTTTAATTGATAATATCCTCTATGTAATGTCATTTAATTATTTTCATCTAACAAGTTGTTTTCAGAAACATATGATAGCAATGTAAGTCCATACATTATAACAACTAATACTGCACTTATAAGTAAAATCATTCTTTATTCCTCCTTTTGATATTATTATATCCATACTATGTGAATTATTTATGAATTTAATTTGAATAATTTTTTTAATTATATATAAATATTTGTAATTATTATAAATTTATCTTAATTGTAAGTTATTATTATATTTTATGATATATAAATTTTATAGTACTATTTACTTTATTATTTTATACAATTATTTATAGTTATATAATTTAATTTTTATAATTTATTTTATTGACACATTATTTTATTTACTCTACTATATTAAAATAATCATTATTAAAAAATCTAATACTTAATAATATAGAAGATTTTTAATAAAAATTAAACACTATACTTAAACTAATATATAGTATTATGAAGGGGGGGGATTTAATATGAAATTTATAAGTACTAGAGGAAATAAAGAAAGTATTACAGCATCTAAAGCTATTATTAAAGGAATTGCTGAAGATGGAGGTCTTTATGTTCCTTCTAAATTTCCAAATTTTAGAGATGAATTAAAAGAACTATGTAAGCTTGATTATTGCCAACTTACATTTTACATATTGCGCAATTTTTTAAGCGATTTTACAGATGAAGAATTAAAATATTGTATTAACTCTGCATATAGGTCAACGTTTTCTACTGAAGAAATCACACCTATTACTAAAATAGATAAAGATTACTTTCTAGAGTTATACCATGGTCCAACTCTAGCTTTTAAAGACATTGCTCTTTCACTTATGCCCTATTTGTTAGAAGTAGCAATTAATAAAAATAATTTAGATAAAGATATTCTTATATTAACTGCTACATCTGGAGATACAGGAAAAGCCGCTTTAGAAGGTTTTAAAAATCTAGATAGGATTAAAATATCAGTATTTTTCCCAGAGGATGGTGTTAGCGATATACAAAAACTACAAATGAAGACTCAAGAAGGTAAGAATGTATTCGTCTGTGGTATAAAAGGAAATTTTGATGATGCCCAATCAGGAGTAAAAAATATTTTTTCTAATCTCGCATTTAATAAATATTTAAATGAAAATGGATATCTACTATCTTCTGCTAATTCTATTAATATCGGAAGATTAATCCCTCAAATAATATATTATTTTTATTCTTATTTTAAATTATACAATAAAAATGAGATTAACTTATTTGATAAGGTTAACTATGTAGTACCAAGTGGTAATTTCGGAAATATCCTTGCAGGTTACTATGCTAAAGAAATGGGACTCCCTATAAATAAATTAATTTGTGCTTCTAATGAAAATAAAGTATTATATGACTTTTTTGAAACTGGTCAATATGATATAAATAGAGACCTAGTATTAACAACTTCTCCATCTATGGACATACTTATATCAAGTAACCTTGAAAGATTATTGTTTGAATCTTGCAATAGAGATTCTAAAATGATAAATGCACTTTATAAAAGTCTTTATAATAATGGATTTTACAAAATATCAAATCTTATGAAAGATAATTTAAAATCCTTTTGTAGCTATTATGCTTCTGAAGATGATGTTAACAAATCAATTAAGCATGTTTTTGAAAACTATAACTATCTTATAGATACTCATACTGCAGTAGCTTATTCGGCGCTTCAAGAATATAAAAGTTCTACCCAGGATAAAAGTAAATCTATTATTTTAAGTACAGCTAGTCCTTATAAATTTTCAACTGATGTTCTAAATGCTATAGGATATAAAGTTAATGATGAAAATTATTTTAATTCAATTGATAAACTATCTATTATTACTAAGACGGCTATTCCTAATCCTATAAATGATCTTAAGGGTAAAAAAATAATTCATAATAGTACTTATGAAAAAAATGATTTAGAGTTATCAATAAAAAACTTTTTAGAAATTTAGGTGATTATATTGTTAGAAATAATTGTTCCTGCAACGAGTGCTAATATTGGTCCAGGATTTGATACTCTTGGTTTAGCATTAAATATATACAATAAATTTTATATAACTGAAATAAATGAAGGTCTCGAAATTATAGGTTGCGATGATAAGTATAAAAACGAAGATAATTTAGTTTATAAATCAATACAATATTTTTATAAAAAAGTAAAGCCGCATAAAAATCTATGTGGGCTAAAAATTGAAATTGTAAATGACATTCCAATATGTAGAGGTCTTGGCAGTAGTGCTACTTGTATAGTTGCCGGTATTCTAGCTGCAAATATATTATCTGAATCAAATTTAAGTAAACATGAACTACTTAAAATAGCTACAGAAATAGAAGGTCATCCTGATAATATTGCTCCAGCTTTATTTGGGAATTTAGTTGTATCTATTATGGAAAATAATGATGTGTATTATGACATAATAGATTTTCCTGAGGATCTTAGTTTTTGTGCACTTATTCCCGATTTTGAATTATCAACTTCTTTATCTCGCGATGTTCTTCCTAAAAAAATTAAATTTAGTGATGGTGTTTATAACTTAAGTAGATCCTCCCTACTAATTTCTTCTATTATGAATAGAAATTTCGATTTAATTAAATTTGCTTGCAAAGACAAATTACATCAGGATTATAGAGGTCCTTTGATTAATAATTATGATGATATAGTAAGTGAATCTATTAATCTAGGATCTTTAGGAGTATTTTTAAGCGGTGCTGGACCTACAATTCTGTGTATTATCAAAGATGCAGACAATACATTTATAAATGATATTAAATCATTTATTTCTACGCTTGATTCAAAATGGGAAGTAAAGCATCTTAAGTGTGATAAAAGAGGATCTATAGTAAACATATTATAATCTTTATTATTGATAAAAACTAAAGAAAGTTTGATATTTACTAATTTTATCTAACTCTCTTTAGTTTTTTATTCAAAATATGCAAAACCAATTTTTCTATAATGTCTATATGTCATGAGTCAATAGTTTTCATATTGACTATATTCTATATATAATAGTGCATTTCTTTTTTATTAATTAAATTATTATAATTCCCTTTAGATTCATCGTAAAGTTAAAATCCAATACATCTAATACTATTTTTTTATTTTCTCAATAAATTAAATAATCCCATACCACCTTTATTTTCAGCCATCCATATTATCAATTTTACTGTGATTTATATTAGATAAAATAATATTTAAAGACTTAATTAAATAAACTAAGTATCAATTCAAATTTTCTTTATCTAAAAAATATATTGAAACTCTTCTCTAAAAATGCTAAATTAGATAATGGAATACTAATTATTCTTAAATACTAAAAATAAATTGGGAGTGATGATAAATGGACCATAGTCCCTGGCGGGCTGTTTCATTCATCATTCAATATTATGTAGATAAATACTAATTCATCTTTTATTTTATATAAATTAGTCATTTAATACATAATATTAAATGATGAGATTTGTATAAAACTGAATAAAGGATGTGTTGCCATGATAAGATACTATAAAACTATTGACTCTAAATTAGAAAAACTTACTTCCTTTGAAAGTGGATGTTGGATAAATCTTGTTGAGCCTAATCAAAGTGAAATACATGAAATATCAGAATTATTGAACCTAGATGTTGATAGTATAAATGCTGCTCTAGATGAAGAAGAACGCTCTAGAATTGAAGTTGAAGATAATCATACTCTTATTCTCATAGATATACCTATTGATGAAAGTGATGCATCATCATCTCATTATAGTACAATACCATTAGGTATTATTATGTTAGATGACGCCATTTTAACAGTATGCACTGCACAAACAAAAATCTTAAATGACTTTATTGTTGGTCATATAAGGGATTTCTATACTTATATGAAAACACGTTTTATTCTTCAAATACTTTATAAAAATGCTACTTATTACTTGTTATATCTAAGAAGAATAAACAAAATGACTACTGTTATTGAGCGTGAAATCTATAATTCAATGCAAAATAAAGAACTAATTCAATTATTAGAGCTTGAAAAATCTTTAGTATATTTCTCTACGTCATTAAAAGCAATAGAACTTGTTCTTAATAAAATGGTTAGAACTCCTAGTATTAAGAGATATGAGGAAGATGAAGATTTATTAGAGGATGTTATAGTTGAAAATAGACAGGCTCTAGAGATGGCTACTATATATGGAGATATATTAAGTAGAATCATGGATGCCTTTAGTGCAATAATAAGTAACAACCAAAATACTGTTATGCAATTTTTAACAGTTGTCACATTAATTATGGCTATTCCAACCATTGTTTCTGGTTTCTTTGGAATGAATGTACCAGGAATACCATTTGAGAATAATCCTAATGGCTTTTGGATTACATTACTTATTACATGTATAATTTGCTTGATTATAACTTTATTTATGTCTAGAAAAAAATTATTGTAAAATATAAGTATATATACTTGATAACAAGACCTTCAAGACAAATTATGATTTGTTTTAAAGGTCTTATTTAGTTTTATATATCGTCTATATGGTATATTTACTTATAGAGGATTTATTTAGCTTTTTATTATCATTTCTTTTCTAATGCCATTAAATTCATCCTCTAAATTTTCATTAACTTCTAGAACGTATCCAGGAACATATTCTTCTTCATCTTTATCTTCAATTTTTTTATTTTCATCAAAGTTTACAATTAATACTTCATCTAAATTTATATTAATATTTGGCATAGAATCTATAATATGTTTACTTTCTAAAAAATTTTCATTTGATAAGTTTTTATAAATATCAAAACTTTTCTTATAATAAATACTAGCTAACATATATTCACATTTCTTATTTCCAAGCTTCATACCTTCAGCATAATACTTTTCAGCTTCATCATAGGAATTTAACTTAAAGCTAAGTTGACCTAAGTTAAATATAGATTCAATGCAACCATTATTTCTTGCTTTATCATACCAAAATTTTGCATTAGTATAATCATTGTAATAAATATGATAAATTACACCTACCATGTGCTGAGAATATAAATTATCTTCATTTGCTGTAACTTCAAACATCTTTTTAGCTTCTTCATAGTTTTCTTCTTCATAATAAATTCTACCTAAATGTATTCTAGAATTTAAATGATTATTTTCTACAGCTTTAATAAAATACTCTTTGGCTTCTTCCTTATTACCTTGTTTTTCATATATACAGCCTAATTTATAGTTTGAAAATACATCATTATTATCAGATGCTTTCTTATACCATATTATAGCTTCTTCAATTCTATCAATTTCTTCATATATCTTAGCTAATTTTATTTGACAAGATATCGAATCAAAGTTTCTTAAATAATAAGAAATCGCTCTTTCAATATCATTTATCTTATAGTATAAATCAGCTATATTTTCTATTGATATTTTACATCCATCCGCTATAGCATCTTCATAATAACTAATAGCCTTTGTATAATTTTCTTCTTCAAAATATAAACCTGCTAAATTATTTTTTGCATCTATATAATTGTCATTAGATGCCATTTCATAATACGTCTTCGCACTCTCAATCTCATTCTCTCTATTGTATAAATTAGCTAATTTAAACTTTGCCAAAGTATAATTACCTTCTATTGCCCTTTCATAATATTCTATAGCATCTTCTATACTATTTTCTTTATCATAAATTCCAGCTAATCTATATTGAGACTTAATATTCCCCCTATCAGCAGCCCTTTTATAGTATTTCTTAGCCTCTTCATAATCCTTTTGAATCTCCATTATAAGACCTAAGTTAAAACATGCTTTTAAATCAGATTCTTTGTAAAGTTGTTTATATAAAGATATAGAATCTTTTATATCTTCATCTTGGTTTAATACTGCTAAATTATATTTACAATTATTCTCTTGTAAAACCGATCCTTTTTTATAAAATTCTTTAGCTTCACTTAGCCTATTTATTAAATTATATAAAAGCGCTAGGTTAAAGCATGCAACACCCAAATTATTATTAGCAGCTTCTTTTAACCACTTTTCGCTTCTCACATAATCCTTTAAATAAAAATGTACAACGCCTAAATTATTTTGACCTGACAAGTCACCTAATAACGCTATTTTTTCATACCAATAAAGCGCATATTCATATCCTTCTATATCATAATACATATTTCCTAAATCAAATGCAGCCTCTTCATATCCATTTTTATATGACATTTTTAACCATTTTTCAGCTTCATGATATTGTTTTTTATTCTTATAAATATTACCTAAAGTATACTGCGCTTTTACATGACCTTCTTCTGCAGCTTCTTTATATATCTCTATTGCTTTATCTAATTTTCCAACTTTTTCATAAAAAGCTCCCTTAGCATAACCTAACTTCGGATCATTAGGTAATTCTTTTATCTTTTCTATAGAAAACTTTGTATTTATCATAACTAACTCCCTACTATTATATCTTTTAATATACTTATTATATAATACATTTTATAATTTCATATCTTTTTGATTTTTTTGTAAGAATATTGTAATAATCCGCTTATAAAACATTTTATATACATATTCTATGTAATTAAATATATTATTATAAAACAAAATAGGAATATTTCAAGATTAATTAATATTAAATAATTAACTTGATATATCCCTATAAAATTAATAAAATCAAACATATTTAAGTGCTATCACTATATTTATTATATACTTATAAGATTTAAATATTAATCATTTTTTACTTTGAATTTATGTATCAACACTTAACAACTAACTTAAACTTTGGGCCTATACATAATAAGTAAAGTAATTACTATAAGTCTATAATTTAACACACATCTAATAAATCAATTATTCTGCAAATAAAAACTCTTCTTGTTCATTTATATTATTTACTTTTGTACTACTACCATCATATATTATGTATTCTGTATCAGATTTATTATGATTATTATTTAACTCTATGTACTTATCAACTTTATTATATCTTATTCTTGTCAAAACTAATTCATTATTATTATTTTTTTCAAATGTTAAAGATACATTATCTCCTTCATACTCATCTTTTAAAGTAATTTCTTTATCATTTTCATTTATTTCATATTGATATCCAAAAGTATCTAAAATTGCATAAAATTCTTCATAGTTTACATATCCTAAACTATATGCATATGATCTATATAATTTTTCATAAATATCAGTAGTAGTTATTTTTACTTCGTCTAACTTTTTCTTCTCTTCTTGTAATGTTTCTATATAACTTATTACTTGTTCTTTTTCCTCTTCATTTAAATCTATAAAAGATTTATTTTCTTCAATTTTTTTATTTAGCTCATCTACTTTATCATTTGCATTAGTTAACTGTAATTGTATCTTCTCATTAATAGCTTTAATTTCTTTTAACTCTGACTTTTTAACGTGCCCTATTGGAAGTATTAATCCTATAATTAACCCCACTATTAAACCTAAAGAACCCACAGTTAGCAAAATTTCTATTCGTTTTTTTACTATTTTTTCCCTATTTATTTTCTTTTTTTTATTATTAACTTGTCTGTTTCTTTTATCCAAAGTTGAAATCCTCCTAATTATAAACTACTTAACTAATTATACTAAATTATAAAATATTTTTGAAATAATTTTTTAAAATTTTACTTTTTAATTAATAATTC encodes:
- the thrC gene encoding threonine synthase, whose translation is MKFISTRGNKESITASKAIIKGIAEDGGLYVPSKFPNFRDELKELCKLDYCQLTFYILRNFLSDFTDEELKYCINSAYRSTFSTEEITPITKIDKDYFLELYHGPTLAFKDIALSLMPYLLEVAINKNNLDKDILILTATSGDTGKAALEGFKNLDRIKISVFFPEDGVSDIQKLQMKTQEGKNVFVCGIKGNFDDAQSGVKNIFSNLAFNKYLNENGYLLSSANSINIGRLIPQIIYYFYSYFKLYNKNEINLFDKVNYVVPSGNFGNILAGYYAKEMGLPINKLICASNENKVLYDFFETGQYDINRDLVLTTSPSMDILISSNLERLLFESCNRDSKMINALYKSLYNNGFYKISNLMKDNLKSFCSYYASEDDVNKSIKHVFENYNYLIDTHTAVAYSALQEYKSSTQDKSKSIILSTASPYKFSTDVLNAIGYKVNDENYFNSIDKLSIITKTAIPNPINDLKGKKIIHNSTYEKNDLELSIKNFLEI
- a CDS encoding SEL1-like repeat protein, with translation MINTKFSIEKIKELPNDPKLGYAKGAFYEKVGKLDKAIEIYKEAAEEGHVKAQYTLGNIYKNKKQYHEAEKWLKMSYKNGYEEAAFDLGNMYYDIEGYEYALYWYEKIALLGDLSGQNNLGVVHFYLKDYVRSEKWLKEAANNNLGVACFNLALLYNLINRLSEAKEFYKKGSVLQENNCKYNLAVLNQDEDIKDSISLYKQLYKESDLKACFNLGLIMEIQKDYEEAKKYYKRAADRGNIKSQYRLAGIYDKENSIEDAIEYYERAIEGNYTLAKFKLANLYNRENEIESAKTYYEMASNDNYIDAKNNLAGLYFEEENYTKAISYYEDAIADGCKISIENIADLYYKINDIERAISYYLRNFDSISCQIKLAKIYEEIDRIEEAIIWYKKASDNNDVFSNYKLGCIYEKQGNKEEAKEYFIKAVENNHLNSRIHLGRIYYEEENYEEAKKMFEVTANEDNLYSQHMVGVIYHIYYNDYTNAKFWYDKARNNGCIESIFNLGQLSFKLNSYDEAEKYYAEGMKLGNKKCEYMLASIYYKKSFDIYKNLSNENFLESKHIIDSMPNININLDEVLIVNFDENKKIEDKDEEEYVPGYVLEVNENLEDEFNGIRKEMIIKS
- the thrB gene encoding homoserine kinase, which codes for MIILLEIIVPATSANIGPGFDTLGLALNIYNKFYITEINEGLEIIGCDDKYKNEDNLVYKSIQYFYKKVKPHKNLCGLKIEIVNDIPICRGLGSSATCIVAGILAANILSESNLSKHELLKIATEIEGHPDNIAPALFGNLVVSIMENNDVYYDIIDFPEDLSFCALIPDFELSTSLSRDVLPKKIKFSDGVYNLSRSSLLISSIMNRNFDLIKFACKDKLHQDYRGPLINNYDDIVSESINLGSLGVFLSGAGPTILCIIKDADNTFINDIKSFISTLDSKWEVKHLKCDKRGSIVNIL
- a CDS encoding magnesium transporter CorA family protein → MIRYYKTIDSKLEKLTSFESGCWINLVEPNQSEIHEISELLNLDVDSINAALDEEERSRIEVEDNHTLILIDIPIDESDASSSHYSTIPLGIIMLDDAILTVCTAQTKILNDFIVGHIRDFYTYMKTRFILQILYKNATYYLLYLRRINKMTTVIEREIYNSMQNKELIQLLELEKSLVYFSTSLKAIELVLNKMVRTPSIKRYEEDEDLLEDVIVENRQALEMATIYGDILSRIMDAFSAIISNNQNTVMQFLTVVTLIMAIPTIVSGFFGMNVPGIPFENNPNGFWITLLITCIICLIITLFMSRKKLL